A single genomic interval of Halomonas sp. GT harbors:
- a CDS encoding N-acetylmuramoyl-L-alanine amidase, translating into MVAGVSSLQAATVESMRLWAAPDHARLVFDLTAAANANVFSLENPSRLVIDLDESYLDTDVSTLPLDGSAIDEVRTGVRDGGGLRVVLELNREISPRHFTLPPNDQYGHRLVVDLEYPGESAVENPIDPIEAMIRDQEILAQRANTQAQAQAQSQSQEQSQEQVTYEAPSPQQQPPVEVQPAQPHPQRDVIIAIDAGHGGEDPGAIGPAGTREKDVVLEISRRLAAEVNGTHGFKAVLIRDGDYYLGLRQRTQLAREQKADFFVSIHADAFTSPRPQGSSVYALSQRGATSETAQWLADSENRSDLIGGVDGNLSLRDKDQVLRGVLLDLTMTATLNDSLSIGGQVLDQLGRINRLHKSRVEQAGFMVLKSPDIPSLLIEVGFISNPDEERRLRDPVHQSGLSTAIFNGLRDHFERNPPPASLLAWQRDNQRRPSGNEYRIQSGDTLSAIAVRHGVPVNQLKQANDINGDVIRVGQVLRIPRS; encoded by the coding sequence ATGGTGGCAGGCGTGTCATCGCTGCAAGCGGCAACAGTAGAGAGCATGCGGCTGTGGGCGGCTCCTGATCATGCGCGTTTGGTGTTTGATTTGACGGCAGCGGCGAACGCTAATGTATTTTCCCTTGAGAATCCATCACGGTTAGTCATTGATCTGGATGAAAGTTACTTAGATACCGATGTATCTACGCTGCCACTTGATGGAAGCGCCATCGACGAAGTACGAACGGGTGTTCGGGACGGCGGCGGACTTCGCGTTGTTCTGGAGCTGAATCGTGAAATATCCCCACGTCATTTTACGCTGCCACCTAACGATCAGTATGGCCATCGTTTGGTTGTCGATCTTGAGTATCCTGGCGAGAGTGCGGTTGAAAATCCAATTGATCCCATTGAGGCGATGATTCGCGATCAAGAAATCCTTGCCCAACGAGCAAATACTCAGGCCCAGGCTCAAGCCCAGTCTCAATCTCAAGAGCAGTCTCAAGAGCAGGTGACCTACGAAGCACCATCACCCCAGCAGCAACCACCTGTCGAGGTTCAGCCCGCACAGCCGCATCCGCAGCGAGATGTTATTATCGCTATTGATGCAGGGCATGGTGGTGAAGACCCTGGTGCCATTGGTCCTGCTGGAACTCGTGAAAAAGACGTTGTATTGGAAATTTCTCGACGTCTTGCGGCAGAAGTGAATGGCACTCATGGTTTTAAAGCAGTGCTCATTCGAGATGGTGATTACTATCTAGGTCTGCGTCAGCGAACTCAGCTAGCTCGAGAACAAAAAGCCGACTTTTTTGTATCAATACATGCCGATGCGTTTACGAGTCCGCGGCCCCAGGGGAGCTCTGTTTATGCACTTTCCCAGCGAGGCGCAACGTCCGAAACTGCCCAATGGCTGGCTGATAGCGAAAACCGCTCCGACTTGATTGGTGGTGTTGACGGCAACCTTTCTTTGCGCGACAAAGATCAAGTGCTGCGAGGTGTGTTGCTAGACCTCACTATGACGGCAACGTTAAACGATTCGTTGTCGATTGGTGGTCAAGTGCTCGACCAATTAGGTCGTATCAACCGCCTCCATAAATCTCGTGTTGAACAAGCGGGTTTTATGGTGTTGAAATCGCCCGATATTCCGTCGCTACTTATCGAGGTAGGCTTTATTTCTAACCCTGATGAAGAGCGTCGCCTGCGTGATCCGGTTCATCAGAGTGGGTTATCAACAGCTATTTTCAATGGTTTGCGTGATCATTTCGAGCGCAACCCGCCGCCAGCGAGCCTATTGGCGTGGCAGCGTGACAATCAGCGTCGGCCGAGCGGTAACGAATACCGTATCCAATCGGGAGATACACTGTCAGCTATTGCCGTGCGCCATGGTGTGCCAGTGAATCAACTTAAACAGGCCAACGATATCAACGGCGACGTTATTCGTGTTGGCCAAGTGCTCCGCATTCCACGTTCATGA
- the tsaE gene encoding tRNA (adenosine(37)-N6)-threonylcarbamoyltransferase complex ATPase subunit type 1 TsaE, producing MQVQLNNEVSHVAFGEALGQALQGHGRVYLEGDLGAGKTTLTRGILRAYGYQGAVKSPTYTLVEPYELGAQRIYHLDLYRLADPEELEFIGGRDVLADDALCLIEWPSRGEGWLPAPDLRVALEVADPGRLITLTAETDLGERVISEMVSKHGSEKLESGVIQWL from the coding sequence ATGCAAGTGCAATTGAATAATGAAGTGTCTCACGTTGCCTTTGGTGAGGCGTTGGGGCAGGCGCTGCAAGGTCACGGGCGTGTTTATTTAGAGGGCGACTTAGGCGCAGGAAAAACAACATTGACGCGTGGTATATTGCGAGCTTATGGCTATCAGGGGGCGGTTAAAAGTCCTACTTATACCCTGGTAGAACCCTATGAGCTGGGTGCGCAACGCATTTATCATTTAGATCTGTATCGTTTAGCAGACCCAGAAGAGCTTGAGTTCATTGGTGGGCGAGATGTGCTTGCCGATGACGCGCTCTGTTTGATTGAGTGGCCGAGCCGAGGTGAGGGTTGGCTTCCCGCGCCTGATTTGCGAGTGGCGCTGGAGGTGGCTGATCCTGGTCGCTTAATTACGCTAACCGCAGAAACTGACTTGGGTGAACGGGTGATCAGCGAGATGGTTAGCAAGCATGGCAGTGAAAAGCTTGAAAGTGGTGTAATTCAATGGCTATAA
- a CDS encoding NAD(P)H-hydrate dehydratase, translating into MPTLSTSSLRPLYTAAQVRELDRRTIAGGIESFALMQRAASSAWHSFRSRWPHARSVTVLCGSGNNGGDGHVLAALAMQSGLKVQRISLRPFEALTGDVARAAELASAAGVGLDQWQSNTTLVGEVIVDALLGTGLAGDVAGQIRQVIEVINASHQPVLALDIPSGISADTGAVMGMAVNAACTVTFIGDKIGLHTGDAPAYTGEIDFRPLGVKAQAFFDIPPSAWRLDDELLGEVFTPRSRISHKGDLGHVVVMGGAPGFGGAALLASQAAARLGAGRVSLATAPEHVTASLMRCPEVMAHGIRGGADASQLPSQADVIVVGPGLGQEAWGQAILQSALQLDVPLIVDADALNLLASRWPEERRDNWVLTPHPGEAARLLGCSVADIQADRPAAARALQRARGGVVILKGAGSLVAGPSGLVICPYGNPGMASGGMGDVLSGMLGTLVAQSDNMERGAWLGVMVHAQAGDEAAKATGERGLLASDLASYARVLINP; encoded by the coding sequence GTGCCCACGTTAAGTACTTCCTCGCTACGCCCCCTTTATACAGCGGCTCAAGTACGTGAACTTGATCGGCGTACGATTGCCGGCGGCATTGAAAGTTTTGCCTTAATGCAGCGAGCAGCCTCCAGCGCATGGCACAGTTTCCGCTCCCGTTGGCCGCATGCACGAAGCGTGACAGTGCTTTGTGGTAGCGGTAATAACGGTGGTGATGGCCATGTCCTTGCAGCGTTGGCTATGCAGTCTGGGCTTAAAGTGCAGCGCATCTCACTTAGGCCTTTCGAGGCGCTGACGGGGGATGTTGCCCGCGCAGCCGAACTGGCATCGGCGGCGGGCGTTGGTTTGGACCAATGGCAGTCAAACACCACGTTGGTTGGCGAAGTGATTGTTGATGCACTGCTCGGCACCGGGCTAGCAGGTGATGTTGCCGGACAAATAAGGCAAGTGATTGAGGTGATCAATGCGTCGCATCAGCCGGTATTGGCGTTGGATATTCCCTCTGGAATCTCGGCAGACACAGGTGCCGTTATGGGGATGGCCGTCAATGCAGCCTGCACGGTAACCTTTATAGGCGACAAAATTGGCCTGCATACTGGCGACGCCCCTGCTTATACCGGGGAAATTGACTTCCGTCCGTTAGGTGTCAAGGCGCAAGCATTTTTTGATATACCGCCCAGTGCATGGCGTTTGGACGATGAGCTTTTGGGCGAGGTGTTCACGCCTCGCTCCCGTATCAGCCATAAAGGTGATCTGGGGCATGTCGTGGTAATGGGAGGCGCGCCAGGGTTTGGTGGTGCGGCGTTGCTCGCCTCACAAGCGGCCGCACGTTTAGGTGCAGGCAGGGTCAGCTTGGCAACGGCGCCTGAGCATGTGACCGCCAGCTTGATGCGCTGTCCTGAAGTAATGGCCCATGGTATTCGCGGTGGCGCCGATGCAAGCCAACTGCCTTCCCAGGCAGATGTGATCGTTGTTGGGCCGGGGCTGGGGCAAGAAGCCTGGGGGCAAGCGATACTGCAGAGTGCCTTGCAATTAGACGTGCCATTAATTGTTGATGCGGACGCACTCAACCTATTGGCTAGTCGCTGGCCTGAGGAGCGTCGTGATAATTGGGTATTAACACCGCACCCGGGGGAGGCGGCTCGGTTGCTAGGCTGTTCTGTCGCAGATATTCAAGCAGACCGCCCGGCGGCTGCCCGAGCCTTGCAGCGAGCGCGAGGCGGCGTCGTGATTTTAAAGGGGGCGGGTAGCTTAGTGGCTGGCCCTAGCGGGTTAGTAATATGCCCGTATGGCAATCCTGGTATGGCCAGTGGCGGCATGGGAGATGTGCTGAGCGGTATGCTAGGAACACTGGTTGCCCAGAGCGATAATATGGAGCGCGGAGCATGGCTTGGCGTCATGGTGCATGCTCAGGCTGGAGATGAAGCGGCTAAAGCAACGGGTGAGCGTGGCTTGCTGGCAAGTGATCTGGCATCCTATGCACGAGTCTTAATTAACCCGTGA
- the queG gene encoding tRNA epoxyqueuosine(34) reductase QueG, with protein MQNSTTFSLSDDDLTRLTDLIKIWGRELGFQQVGITDTQLAAHEKHLDAWLEKGHHGDMSFMAKHGTKRTRPEELEPGTQRVISVRMDYLPAEVESTKVLGQPSRAYVSRYALGRDYHKLMRKRLAQLAKKIEQEVGAFGYRAFVDSAPVMERALAQKAGLGWFGKNAMLLNPKAGSLFFLGELYTDLPLPIDAPFTQEHCGSCSACRTACPTGAIVDDKVVDSRKCISYLTIELHGAIPTEFRRAMGNRIYGCDDCQLVCPFTRFTRVTQEDDFAPRHDLDRADLLSLFAWGEDEFLDKTAGSPIRRIGYERWLRNLAIGLGNAPWSRAVEAALWARRAYPSSLVREHVAWALEEQRLKRGARIATEDA; from the coding sequence ATGCAAAACTCCACCACCTTTTCACTATCTGATGATGACTTAACGCGTCTTACGGACCTAATCAAAATATGGGGCCGAGAGTTAGGTTTTCAGCAAGTAGGTATTACAGACACTCAGCTAGCAGCTCATGAAAAGCACCTAGATGCCTGGCTTGAAAAAGGCCACCACGGTGACATGAGCTTTATGGCGAAACATGGTACCAAGCGCACCCGCCCGGAGGAGCTTGAACCCGGCACCCAGCGAGTTATCAGCGTGCGCATGGACTATTTACCCGCTGAAGTAGAAAGTACAAAAGTGCTTGGCCAACCTAGCCGTGCCTATGTCTCACGCTATGCACTGGGCCGCGACTATCATAAATTAATGCGCAAACGCTTGGCGCAGCTAGCTAAAAAAATTGAGCAGGAAGTCGGCGCATTTGGTTATCGCGCATTTGTAGACTCAGCGCCCGTTATGGAGCGCGCCTTAGCGCAAAAAGCTGGCCTTGGTTGGTTTGGTAAAAATGCCATGCTACTCAATCCCAAGGCGGGCTCGCTTTTTTTCCTCGGCGAGCTGTATACCGACTTGCCGCTTCCTATCGATGCACCCTTTACTCAGGAACACTGTGGCAGCTGTAGCGCCTGTCGCACCGCCTGCCCAACCGGTGCCATTGTAGATGACAAGGTCGTCGACTCGCGCAAATGCATCTCTTATCTCACTATTGAACTGCATGGCGCGATACCCACGGAGTTTCGCCGCGCCATGGGCAACCGTATTTACGGTTGCGACGACTGCCAGTTGGTGTGTCCTTTCACTCGCTTCACCCGCGTTACCCAGGAAGATGACTTTGCGCCGCGCCATGACCTTGACCGCGCAGACCTCCTTAGCCTGTTTGCCTGGGGCGAAGACGAATTTTTGGATAAAACAGCAGGCAGCCCCATTCGGCGTATTGGGTACGAGCGCTGGCTGCGCAATCTCGCCATTGGCCTGGGCAATGCCCCCTGGAGTCGCGCGGTAGAGGCAGCCTTGTGGGCAAGAAGAGCCTACCCAAGCAGTTTAGTGCGTGAGCACGTTGCTTGGGCGCTCGAGGAGCAGCGCCTCAAGCGCGGTGCGAGAATTGCCACTGAAGACGCTTAG
- the orn gene encoding oligoribonuclease, protein MSEQTAYNATPRDDLLVWIDLEMTGLDPNKERIIEVATLITDADLNVVAEGPVIAVKQPDSQLAQMDDWNQKTHGESGLVARVKASTVTTAEAEQQTLDFLRHYVVSGSSPMCGNSIHQDRRFLEREMPDLWAFFHYRNLDVSTVKELAKRWNPGALVGFKKQNVHLAMDDIKESIAELAHYRSTFLRLETVTDEEE, encoded by the coding sequence ATGAGCGAGCAAACTGCTTACAACGCTACCCCGCGAGATGATTTGCTAGTGTGGATAGACTTGGAAATGACCGGTCTGGATCCAAATAAAGAGCGCATCATTGAAGTGGCCACACTAATTACCGATGCCGATTTAAACGTCGTAGCAGAAGGGCCGGTGATTGCGGTGAAGCAGCCTGACAGCCAACTGGCACAAATGGATGACTGGAATCAGAAGACCCACGGGGAAAGTGGACTGGTGGCGCGCGTCAAAGCGAGCACGGTGACTACTGCTGAGGCCGAGCAGCAAACGCTCGATTTTCTGCGCCACTATGTGGTCTCTGGCTCATCGCCTATGTGTGGTAATAGCATTCACCAGGATCGGCGCTTTCTTGAACGTGAAATGCCGGATCTTTGGGCGTTTTTCCATTACCGGAATTTGGACGTATCGACCGTTAAGGAGTTGGCCAAGCGCTGGAATCCAGGTGCCTTAGTAGGATTTAAAAAGCAGAATGTCCATTTGGCGATGGATGACATCAAGGAGTCGATTGCCGAGTTAGCTCACTATCGCAGTACGTTTTTACGCCTCGAAACGGTAACAGACGAAGAGGAGTAA
- the rsgA gene encoding small ribosomal subunit biogenesis GTPase RsgA: MSKRKLSRQQQWRVDKVQAERAQRAEKRDVKDAEKLAAGEYGAEQPGRVMAHFGRTLEVRDADGTPVRCHLRANLDGLVTGDRVIWRAGQDGSGVVVAREERDSVLKRPDPRGQLKPVAANIDQLLIVFAVEPAPHPNLIDRYLVAAEATGIAPVLVLNKTDLLPEDGGKLGELLERYHSLGYTVVRTTTANEAGLDDLRQQLEGRTSVFVGQSGVGKSSLIDLLLPDETLRIGALSEDSRKGTHTTTTARLYAMSSDEVTDGELIDSPGIREFGLIHLDEQEVTDGFIEFHPFIGHCRFRDCRHRNEPGCALLEAVEAGKIHPERFASYRRILDSLNA, from the coding sequence ATGAGCAAACGTAAATTAAGTCGCCAGCAACAGTGGCGAGTCGATAAAGTCCAAGCGGAACGTGCACAACGTGCTGAAAAGCGTGATGTGAAAGACGCTGAAAAACTTGCCGCTGGCGAATATGGTGCCGAACAACCGGGCCGAGTCATGGCTCACTTCGGGCGAACATTAGAAGTGCGCGATGCCGATGGTACGCCCGTGCGTTGCCACCTTCGTGCCAACTTAGATGGCTTAGTCACCGGCGATCGAGTGATTTGGCGAGCAGGCCAGGATGGCTCTGGTGTCGTCGTGGCCCGTGAGGAGCGCGATAGCGTGCTAAAGCGCCCAGACCCGCGTGGCCAGCTTAAACCTGTGGCGGCCAACATTGATCAATTACTGATCGTCTTTGCGGTAGAACCCGCCCCGCACCCTAACCTGATTGACCGATATTTAGTTGCTGCAGAAGCAACAGGTATTGCCCCCGTGCTGGTGCTCAACAAAACAGACTTGCTACCAGAAGATGGTGGCAAACTAGGAGAACTGCTTGAGCGCTACCACTCTCTGGGCTACACCGTGGTTCGCACCACCACTGCTAATGAAGCTGGCTTAGATGATCTACGCCAGCAGCTTGAAGGGCGAACATCGGTGTTTGTCGGCCAGAGTGGCGTTGGCAAATCATCACTGATCGATCTTCTGCTACCCGATGAAACCTTGCGCATTGGCGCGCTGTCAGAAGATTCGCGTAAAGGCACCCATACCACCACTACCGCTCGGCTTTATGCGATGAGTAGTGACGAAGTGACTGACGGCGAGCTTATTGACTCACCGGGTATTCGCGAGTTCGGCTTGATCCATCTTGATGAACAGGAAGTGACCGATGGATTTATTGAGTTTCATCCGTTCATTGGTCATTGCCGCTTCCGGGATTGCCGCCACCGCAACGAACCGGGCTGCGCTTTACTTGAAGCAGTCGAGGCAGGCAAGATTCATCCAGAACGTTTTGCCAGCTATCGGCGCATTCTCGATAGCTTAAACGCATAA
- a CDS encoding sulfurtransferase, translated as MSTASHSSETNLLPLIVEPEELQEHLDNPQLLIIDVPANGDSYRQGHVPGALYLDFRYLMRGEGPVPNDVPSTEFLSQLFSALGLTRDTHVVAYDDEGGGWAARLLWTLELIGHTRYSYLNGGIHAWRGSGLAESTEPTAPTPSEYRAEILNPHALITCDEIKQKLEDKQFAVWDARSKGEFDGERGNNKHLGHIPGAVNMDWLNVMDRNRALRIRDYAELMTELGALGLTPEMEIATHCQSHHRSSFTWLVGKALGFNIRGYAGSWGEWGNRDDTPIEK; from the coding sequence ATGAGCACCGCTAGCCATTCATCGGAAACCAACCTGCTGCCGCTGATTGTTGAGCCCGAGGAGCTTCAAGAACACCTGGATAATCCACAGCTGCTGATTATCGATGTACCAGCGAATGGCGATAGCTATCGCCAAGGCCATGTACCAGGTGCCCTTTACCTTGATTTTCGCTACCTAATGCGTGGCGAAGGACCGGTACCCAATGATGTGCCTAGCACCGAATTTCTCTCACAACTGTTCAGCGCACTTGGCCTAACACGAGATACTCACGTCGTCGCTTACGACGATGAAGGTGGAGGCTGGGCAGCGCGACTGCTATGGACGCTGGAGCTAATCGGTCACACCCGTTACTCGTATTTGAATGGCGGCATCCATGCATGGAGAGGTTCCGGCTTGGCAGAAAGCACTGAACCCACTGCTCCAACACCAAGTGAGTACCGAGCTGAAATCCTAAATCCGCATGCCTTAATCACCTGCGATGAAATCAAACAAAAGTTAGAAGATAAGCAGTTCGCCGTTTGGGATGCTCGCTCTAAAGGCGAGTTTGATGGTGAAAGAGGCAATAACAAGCACCTTGGTCATATTCCAGGAGCGGTCAACATGGACTGGCTCAACGTCATGGATCGCAATCGCGCACTTCGCATCCGCGATTACGCTGAGCTAATGACCGAACTAGGCGCGCTCGGCCTAACGCCCGAAATGGAAATTGCTACTCACTGCCAAAGCCATCATCGCAGCAGCTTCACGTGGTTAGTCGGTAAAGCGCTGGGCTTTAATATACGTGGTTACGCGGGCTCTTGGGGCGAATGGGGCAACCGCGACGACACACCGATTGAGAAGTGA
- the asd gene encoding archaetidylserine decarboxylase (Phosphatidylserine decarboxylase is synthesized as a single chain precursor. Generation of the pyruvoyl active site from a Ser is coupled to cleavage of a Gly-Ser bond between the larger (beta) and smaller (alpha chains). It is an integral membrane protein.): protein MTVSQKAFSLIQYPLPHHALSRLTGKLAQCDAPSVKNRLIKAFIKRFDVDMSQALEPDPTTYATFNDFFTRALKADARPLGEGLLSPADGTLSQFGRLQAGQLVQAKGHTFSAQTLLGGDSALAEEFMGGSFATVYLSPRDYHRVHMPVTGTLREMIYVPGRLFSVNQATANYVPGLFARNERLVCIFDTEHGPMAMVLVGAMIVAAIETVWAGQVTPLSGHPQRMRFGQPITLEKGAEMGRFKLGSTVVMCFAKPVIFEDNPLGAKVQMGQTLGEP from the coding sequence GTGACTGTTTCCCAAAAAGCGTTTTCTCTAATTCAGTACCCTCTCCCTCACCATGCGCTTTCGCGTTTAACAGGTAAGCTTGCCCAGTGCGATGCCCCCTCGGTGAAGAACAGGTTAATTAAAGCATTTATCAAGCGTTTTGACGTGGATATGAGCCAAGCGCTGGAGCCAGATCCCACCACTTATGCAACGTTTAATGACTTTTTCACCCGCGCTTTGAAAGCCGATGCTCGTCCATTGGGAGAGGGCCTGCTAAGCCCTGCTGATGGCACCCTGTCACAGTTCGGGCGTTTACAGGCAGGCCAGTTAGTACAAGCGAAAGGCCACACGTTTTCTGCCCAAACCCTGCTGGGTGGCGACAGCGCGCTAGCCGAAGAGTTTATGGGCGGCAGTTTTGCGACTGTTTACCTCTCTCCTCGAGATTACCACCGCGTACATATGCCGGTTACAGGCACACTGCGCGAGATGATTTATGTGCCAGGGCGGCTCTTCTCGGTCAACCAAGCAACCGCTAACTACGTGCCAGGGCTGTTTGCGCGTAACGAGCGATTGGTGTGTATTTTTGATACCGAGCACGGCCCAATGGCCATGGTATTGGTAGGTGCAATGATCGTCGCGGCGATCGAGACTGTCTGGGCAGGCCAAGTGACGCCGCTTTCAGGCCACCCTCAGCGCATGCGTTTCGGGCAACCCATTACGCTTGAAAAAGGCGCTGAAATGGGCCGCTTCAAACTGGGCTCAACGGTGGTGATGTGCTTTGCCAAGCCGGTGATTTTTGAAGACAACCCGCTGGGCGCCAAGGTACAAATGGGCCAAACACTGGGCGAGCCTTAA
- the epmA gene encoding EF-P lysine aminoacylase EpmA produces MTASWQPTASIETLRERARLLAGVRAFFAERGVLEVETPILGQGGSTDVHLVSLASLARTDKGQRRLWLQTSPEFHMKRLLAAGSGPIFQLAKSFRDGEIGSRHNIEFTMLEWYRPGFTLAQLIDETVTLVANVLPSFAGPVVHYRYRELFHTYLAVDPFTTSIDTLRTLASERGQMPAYALAEEGRDTCLDLLMSIVIEPTLGQNELSVVVDYPASQAALARRHQDADGEWVASRFELYLNGVELANGYDELIDAEEQRLRFSEDNAERRRLGLPEVDTDEQLLAALDHGMPESAGVALGMDRLIQLALGKARLEDVLTFSTANC; encoded by the coding sequence ATGACGGCTAGCTGGCAGCCAACGGCAAGTATCGAAACGTTGCGCGAGCGTGCGCGCTTACTCGCTGGGGTGCGTGCATTTTTCGCTGAGCGGGGTGTGCTGGAGGTGGAAACACCGATACTGGGGCAGGGTGGCAGCACCGATGTGCACTTAGTCTCGCTCGCTAGCTTGGCGCGTACGGATAAAGGCCAGCGTAGGCTTTGGCTGCAAACGTCGCCAGAGTTTCATATGAAGCGCCTATTGGCCGCAGGTAGTGGGCCGATATTTCAACTAGCTAAAAGTTTTCGTGATGGTGAAATTGGCAGCCGCCATAATATTGAATTTACTATGCTTGAGTGGTACCGCCCAGGGTTTACTCTGGCACAGCTGATTGATGAGACGGTCACGCTGGTTGCTAACGTTCTGCCGAGTTTTGCAGGCCCTGTGGTGCACTATCGTTACCGTGAGCTGTTTCATACTTACCTAGCGGTAGACCCCTTTACGACGTCTATTGACACATTGCGCACTTTGGCTTCAGAGCGTGGCCAAATGCCAGCGTATGCGCTAGCGGAAGAGGGGCGCGACACCTGTCTAGATCTGTTAATGAGCATCGTGATTGAGCCAACGCTTGGCCAAAACGAACTGAGTGTTGTGGTGGATTACCCTGCCAGCCAGGCGGCCTTGGCACGCCGCCATCAAGACGCAGATGGTGAATGGGTAGCCTCTCGCTTTGAGCTTTATCTCAATGGTGTTGAACTGGCAAATGGTTATGATGAGCTAATTGATGCCGAGGAGCAGCGACTGCGTTTCAGTGAAGATAATGCCGAGCGTCGCCGTTTAGGTTTACCTGAGGTGGATACGGATGAGCAGCTGCTAGCAGCGCTCGACCATGGAATGCCAGAAAGCGCCGGGGTGGCGTTGGGTATGGATCGTCTTATTCAACTGGCGCTGGGTAAAGCACGCCTGGAAGACGTGCTTACATTTTCAACAGCTAATTGTTAA
- the efp gene encoding elongation factor P codes for MANYSTNEFKGGLKVMLDGDPCSIVENELVKPGKGQAFNRVKLRNLMTGRVGERTFKSGDSLEGADVMDLEMEYLYTDGDMWHFMKTDGSFEQYAVEKKALGDTEKWLKEQVPYIITLWNDKAISVTPPNFIELEVVETDPGLKGDTAQGGSKPATLSSGAVVRVPLFINQGEVLKIDTRSGDYVSRA; via the coding sequence ATGGCGAACTATTCTACCAATGAATTCAAAGGCGGTTTGAAAGTAATGCTCGACGGCGATCCTTGTTCTATCGTCGAGAACGAGTTGGTTAAGCCAGGCAAGGGGCAGGCATTTAACCGCGTTAAGCTACGCAACCTGATGACTGGCCGTGTTGGCGAGCGTACTTTCAAATCCGGTGACTCACTGGAAGGTGCCGATGTCATGGATTTGGAGATGGAATATCTCTACACCGACGGCGACATGTGGCACTTCATGAAGACAGATGGCTCCTTCGAGCAGTACGCTGTTGAAAAGAAAGCGTTGGGCGATACTGAAAAATGGCTCAAGGAGCAGGTGCCTTATATTATTACGCTTTGGAACGATAAAGCGATTTCCGTTACGCCGCCTAACTTCATTGAACTGGAAGTGGTTGAGACGGACCCAGGTTTGAAAGGTGACACTGCCCAGGGTGGTTCTAAGCCTGCCACACTTTCATCAGGTGCGGTTGTCCGCGTACCGTTGTTTATCAACCAGGGTGAAGTGCTGAAGATTGATACGCGTTCTGGCGACTATGTTTCTCGAGCCTAA
- the epmB gene encoding EF-P beta-lysylation protein EpmB — translation MQENIIIADKRPSTQIYASWQRQLSQAIRDPATLCKRLNLDDSWLPGASTGHQLFEICVPDAYLTRIVPNDPNDPLLRQVLPVSDEASTPQGYVTDPLEEAEHQPVKGLIHKYAGRVLLIASPACAINCRYCFRRHFPYSDNSPSRAQWQEALDYLRADTTLREAILSGGDPLAANDRQLAWLVEQLENIPHLKRLRIHTRLPVVIPDRVDDALLAWLAATRLQKVMVLHINHANEIDQAVIDACTRLKQAGVTLLNQSVLLRGINDSVSTLATLSERLFEAGVLPYYLHVVDPVQGAAHFDVPDEEAKALVKQLLEHLPGFLMPRLVREVPGKTSKTPL, via the coding sequence TTGCAGGAGAACATTATTATCGCTGATAAGCGCCCGTCTACCCAGATTTACGCGTCATGGCAGCGGCAGCTTTCCCAAGCGATTCGCGACCCGGCCACTTTGTGCAAACGCTTGAACTTGGACGACAGCTGGCTACCTGGTGCTTCTACTGGGCACCAGCTGTTTGAGATCTGTGTTCCCGACGCCTATCTTACGCGCATTGTCCCCAACGACCCCAATGACCCTCTGCTCCGCCAAGTACTGCCGGTAAGCGATGAAGCCTCAACACCGCAAGGTTACGTCACCGACCCGCTAGAAGAAGCAGAGCATCAGCCTGTTAAGGGGCTCATTCATAAGTACGCTGGCCGCGTGCTGTTAATTGCCAGCCCCGCTTGTGCAATCAATTGCCGCTACTGCTTCCGGCGCCATTTTCCCTACAGCGACAACTCTCCTTCCAGAGCGCAGTGGCAGGAAGCGCTGGATTACCTGCGCGCCGATACCACCCTTCGCGAAGCGATTCTTTCTGGCGGAGACCCGTTGGCCGCCAACGATCGTCAACTGGCGTGGCTGGTGGAGCAACTTGAAAATATTCCGCATCTCAAGCGGCTGCGCATCCATACGCGCCTACCCGTGGTGATACCCGATCGGGTTGATGACGCCCTTCTTGCCTGGCTAGCGGCGACACGCTTGCAAAAAGTCATGGTACTGCATATTAACCACGCCAATGAGATTGACCAAGCGGTCATTGATGCCTGCACACGCTTAAAGCAAGCGGGTGTGACGCTGCTAAACCAAAGCGTGTTACTACGCGGAATAAACGATAGCGTCAGCACGTTGGCCACTCTGTCCGAACGCCTGTTTGAAGCGGGCGTGTTGCCCTACTATTTGCATGTGGTCGACCCCGTACAAGGTGCCGCCCATTTTGACGTCCCCGATGAGGAAGCCAAAGCACTGGTTAAGCAGTTACTTGAGCACTTGCCAGGTTTCTTAATGCCCCGCTTAGTGCGCGAAGTGCCTGGCAAGACTAGCAAGACGCCTCTGTAG